From the Nocardiopsis changdeensis genome, one window contains:
- a CDS encoding YciI family protein — protein sequence MVTWNDDEEEEPAMRYALLLHNAEPAEGEIPQEAVEAVQEAFGAYGRALEAAGVLVAAEVLATPRATTTLTRREGGLRIQDGPFADTKEALAGVFVIDVPDLDAALAWAEKCPGAQYGVLEVRPAATSYIDGAWT from the coding sequence GTGGTCACGTGGAACGACGACGAGGAAGAGGAACCCGCCATGCGCTACGCGCTGCTGCTGCACAACGCCGAACCCGCCGAGGGCGAGATCCCGCAGGAGGCCGTCGAGGCCGTGCAGGAGGCCTTCGGCGCCTACGGCAGGGCCCTGGAGGCCGCCGGCGTGCTGGTCGCCGCCGAGGTCCTGGCGACCCCGCGCGCCACCACCACGCTCACCCGCCGCGAGGGCGGGCTGCGCATCCAGGACGGCCCCTTCGCCGACACCAAGGAGGCCCTGGCCGGGGTGTTCGTCATCGACGTGCCCGACCTGGACGCCGCCCTGGCCTGGGCCGAGAAGTGCCCGGGCGCCCAGTACGGGGTCCTGGAGGTCCGCCCCGCCGCCACCTCCTACATCGACGGCGCATGGACCTGA
- a CDS encoding GNAT family N-acetyltransferase, translated as MAVVEVRACAAPELVRDEVLELYGSVGWDAYTRDPEGLVRALAGSHRVVAARRDGRLVGLARSVSDGATVVYLQDVLVAPGEQRGGLGRRLLEELFAGYPGVRQRVLLTDDEDRQRAFYEALGFTEAHDHSPPLRAFVRFG; from the coding sequence GTGGCCGTGGTGGAGGTGCGCGCCTGCGCGGCGCCGGAGCTGGTGCGCGACGAGGTGCTGGAGCTGTACGGGTCGGTGGGCTGGGACGCCTACACCCGCGATCCGGAGGGGCTGGTGCGGGCCCTGGCCGGGTCCCACCGGGTGGTGGCGGCCCGCAGGGACGGCAGGCTGGTGGGGCTGGCCCGGTCGGTCTCCGACGGGGCGACCGTCGTGTACCTCCAGGACGTGCTGGTGGCCCCCGGAGAGCAGCGCGGCGGTCTGGGGCGGCGGCTGCTGGAGGAGCTGTTCGCCGGGTACCCCGGCGTCCGGCAGCGGGTGCTGCTCACCGACGACGAGGACCGGCAGCGGGCGTTCTACGAGGCCCTCGGGTTCACGGAGGCGCACGACCACAGCCCGCCGCTGCGGGCGTTCGTGCGGTTCGGCTGA
- a CDS encoding sensor histidine kinase, with product MNLTARVVLRALLVMALVIGGVALLTYELVRVSGRADVDRLLQEEAALVGEALGNRLPEAAGIDGVVSGPEAQRAARQALATRPSGARHVTLVSAGGVRLQSTGGPGPVATLLSGPGAPPVEPGSLRTVDSGVGPLRVMDTAVVDGDGAQVAVVTVAAPLEPSRDAAGAVLASVGAAGAVGLAGGGLLLWAVVRRTLRPVREVSAAAKEVSPADLAARVPVPGTRDEIGELAGEINRMLDRIEGAEADRRRYLSVISHEVRTPLAVAEGHLELLGGPEAQIVRAELVRLRRVLEDLMAVARGGDEIDAAREPVFLPDLFDEVRSRAGALPAREAVTVAEPPPEVLLGDQARLEQCLANLIGNAVDHTPEGTRVEVSAHGTGDGVALVVADDGPGIAPDVLPRVFEPFVTTRAGGGGRIAGLGLAVVRSLVAAQGGRVDLDSGPSGTSVTITLPRATA from the coding sequence GTGAACCTCACCGCCCGGGTGGTGCTCCGGGCCCTGCTGGTGATGGCGCTGGTGATCGGCGGGGTGGCCCTGCTCACCTACGAGCTGGTGCGGGTGTCGGGCCGGGCCGACGTGGACCGGCTGCTCCAGGAGGAGGCGGCGCTGGTGGGCGAGGCGCTGGGGAACCGGCTGCCCGAGGCCGCCGGGATCGACGGGGTGGTGTCGGGTCCGGAGGCGCAGCGGGCGGCGCGGCAGGCGCTGGCGACGCGGCCGAGCGGGGCCCGGCACGTGACGCTGGTGTCCGCGGGCGGGGTCCGGCTGCAGAGCACCGGGGGGCCGGGGCCGGTGGCGACGCTGCTGAGCGGCCCCGGGGCGCCGCCGGTGGAACCGGGCTCCCTGCGCACGGTGGACAGCGGCGTCGGGCCGCTGCGGGTGATGGACACCGCCGTGGTGGACGGGGACGGCGCGCAGGTGGCGGTGGTGACGGTGGCGGCGCCGCTGGAGCCGTCGCGGGACGCGGCCGGCGCGGTGCTGGCGAGCGTCGGCGCGGCGGGCGCGGTGGGCCTGGCCGGGGGCGGGCTGCTGCTGTGGGCGGTGGTGCGGCGCACGCTGCGGCCGGTGCGGGAGGTGTCGGCGGCGGCCAAGGAGGTCTCCCCCGCCGACCTGGCGGCGCGGGTGCCCGTTCCCGGCACCCGGGACGAGATCGGCGAGCTGGCCGGGGAGATCAACCGCATGCTGGACCGGATCGAGGGGGCCGAGGCCGACCGGCGGCGCTACCTGTCGGTGATCTCGCACGAGGTGCGCACCCCGCTGGCGGTCGCCGAGGGGCACCTGGAGCTGCTGGGCGGCCCGGAGGCGCAGATCGTGCGCGCCGAGCTGGTACGGCTGCGCCGGGTGCTGGAGGACCTGATGGCGGTGGCGCGCGGCGGCGACGAGATCGACGCCGCCCGGGAGCCGGTGTTCCTGCCCGACCTGTTCGACGAGGTGCGCTCGCGCGCGGGGGCGCTGCCCGCGCGGGAGGCGGTCACCGTGGCCGAGCCGCCGCCGGAGGTGCTGCTGGGCGACCAGGCCCGGTTGGAGCAGTGCCTGGCCAACCTGATCGGGAACGCGGTGGACCACACCCCGGAGGGGACCCGGGTGGAGGTGTCCGCGCACGGCACCGGCGACGGGGTGGCGCTGGTGGTGGCCGACGACGGCCCGGGCATCGCCCCGGACGTGCTGCCGCGGGTGTTCGAGCCGTTCGTGACCACGCGCGCGGGCGGGGGCGGGCGGATCGCCGGGCTGGGCCTGGCCGTGGTGCGCTCGCTGGTGGCGGCCCAGGGCGGCCGGGTGGACCTGGACAGCGGCCCGTCGGGCACGTCCGTGACCATCACCCTGCCGCGCGCCACCGCCTGA
- a CDS encoding aminopeptidase P family protein, protein MSEQQRPGADMGTFVFTPRKNGQAQSVSDELAAWMTTGWADTERRDLEPIEQAGHTARRRAALSAAFPGERLVVPAGQLLTRSNDTEYPFRAASDYAYLTGDTSDGGCLVLTPRADGGHDAVLYLKPRSNRENGEFWLGGYGELWTGRRNSLAEAADLFGVPTADVTTLTGVLAATDTAVRIARGHDAELDAVIDGVRADADEEARAKSASLDEELAVTLADHRLVKDEWEIAQLQLAVDATARGFEDVAKTLPQAKDTSERFIEGTFFLRARVEGNDVGYGTIAASGANATTLHWTRNDGPVRDGDLLLLDAGVETTTLYTADVTRTMPVSGTFTDTQRKVYDLVYAAQEAGIAAVAPGAPFIAFHQAAQRVLAEGLIEWGLLEGPVDRVLELGLQRRYTLHGTGHMLGLDVHDCAVSRQEVHLYGDLKPGMVLTVEPGLYFQADDLTVPEELRGIGVRIEDDVLVTEDGRAVLSAALPRSSAEVEAWLAERLPRS, encoded by the coding sequence GTGAGCGAGCAGCAGCGCCCCGGAGCCGACATGGGCACCTTCGTGTTCACGCCACGCAAGAACGGCCAGGCGCAGTCGGTCTCCGACGAGCTCGCCGCGTGGATGACCACCGGGTGGGCCGACACCGAGCGCCGCGACCTGGAGCCCATCGAGCAGGCCGGGCACACCGCCCGCCGCCGCGCCGCGCTCAGCGCGGCCTTCCCCGGCGAGCGGCTCGTCGTCCCCGCCGGACAGCTGCTCACCCGCTCCAACGACACCGAGTACCCCTTCCGCGCCGCCAGCGACTACGCCTACCTCACCGGCGACACCTCCGACGGCGGCTGCCTGGTCCTGACCCCGCGCGCCGACGGCGGCCACGACGCCGTCCTCTACCTCAAGCCGCGCTCCAACCGCGAGAACGGCGAGTTCTGGCTCGGCGGCTACGGCGAGCTGTGGACCGGCCGCCGCAACAGCCTGGCCGAGGCCGCCGACCTGTTCGGCGTGCCCACCGCCGACGTCACCACGCTCACCGGCGTCCTGGCCGCCACCGACACCGCCGTGCGCATCGCCCGCGGCCACGACGCCGAGCTCGACGCCGTCATCGACGGGGTGCGCGCCGACGCCGACGAGGAGGCCCGCGCCAAGTCGGCCTCCCTGGACGAGGAGCTCGCGGTCACCCTGGCCGACCACCGCCTGGTCAAGGACGAGTGGGAGATCGCCCAGCTCCAGCTGGCCGTCGACGCCACCGCCCGCGGCTTCGAGGACGTCGCCAAGACCCTGCCGCAGGCCAAGGACACCTCCGAGCGGTTCATCGAGGGCACGTTCTTCCTGCGCGCCCGCGTGGAGGGCAACGACGTCGGCTACGGCACCATCGCCGCCTCCGGCGCCAACGCCACCACCCTGCACTGGACCCGCAACGACGGCCCCGTCCGCGACGGCGACCTGCTGCTGCTCGACGCCGGTGTGGAGACCACCACCCTGTACACCGCCGACGTCACCCGCACCATGCCGGTCTCGGGCACCTTCACCGACACCCAGCGCAAGGTGTACGACCTGGTGTACGCCGCCCAGGAGGCCGGCATCGCGGCCGTCGCCCCCGGCGCCCCGTTCATCGCCTTCCACCAGGCCGCCCAGCGGGTGCTGGCCGAGGGCCTGATCGAGTGGGGCCTGCTGGAGGGCCCGGTGGACCGCGTCCTGGAGCTGGGGCTCCAGCGCCGCTACACCCTGCACGGCACCGGCCACATGCTCGGCCTGGACGTGCACGACTGCGCGGTCTCCCGCCAGGAGGTCCACCTGTACGGCGACCTGAAGCCCGGCATGGTCCTCACCGTCGAGCCCGGCCTGTACTTCCAGGCCGACGACCTGACCGTCCCCGAGGAGCTGCGCGGCATCGGCGTGCGCATCGAGGACGACGTCCTGGTCACCGAGGACGGGCGCGCCGTCCTGTCGGCCGCGCTGCCGCGCTCCTCCGCCGAGGTCGAGGCCTGGCTGGCCGAGCGCCTGCCGCGCTCCTGA
- a CDS encoding nitrite reductase, with translation MFPADAPAPRSRRDRCPGALRPWEAPDGLLVRLRLVGGRLPARSLAALAAVAEEFGSGRVHVTGRANLQVRALPGRDGRLDPAVLGALEETGLLPSPSHELVRNVMASPLTGLSGGRADLRPVAAALDAALCSAPHRAALPGRFLFVLDDGRGDLVERPCDLGLTALDGATAQLRVGDRHGSAVRLDGAADALVRLADLFLERRGDGPSAPWHVAELPSALCAPHPPDPRLPAPAPPPPYGPLPGGAHHVPVPEEGLDRVAADALAAAALAAGGDLVVTPWRGVVVPGARR, from the coding sequence ATGTTCCCCGCGGACGCCCCCGCGCCCCGCTCCCGGCGCGACCGCTGCCCCGGCGCGCTCCGGCCCTGGGAGGCCCCGGACGGCCTGCTGGTCCGGCTCCGACTCGTCGGCGGCCGCCTGCCGGCCCGGTCCCTGGCCGCTCTGGCCGCCGTCGCCGAGGAGTTCGGCTCCGGCCGGGTCCACGTGACGGGGCGGGCCAACCTCCAGGTGCGCGCCCTGCCCGGCCGGGACGGGCGCCTCGACCCCGCGGTCCTCGGCGCGCTGGAGGAGACGGGGCTGCTGCCCTCGCCCTCCCACGAACTGGTCCGCAACGTGATGGCCTCGCCGCTCACCGGGCTGTCGGGGGGACGCGCCGACCTGCGCCCCGTCGCCGCCGCCCTGGACGCGGCCCTGTGCTCGGCCCCGCACCGCGCCGCCCTGCCCGGCCGCTTCCTGTTCGTGCTCGACGACGGGCGCGGCGACCTCGTGGAACGCCCCTGCGACCTGGGCCTCACCGCGCTCGACGGGGCCACCGCCCAACTGCGCGTCGGCGACCGCCACGGGTCGGCGGTGCGGCTGGACGGGGCCGCCGACGCCCTCGTGCGCTTGGCCGACCTGTTCCTGGAGCGGCGCGGCGACGGCCCCTCCGCGCCCTGGCACGTGGCCGAGCTCCCCTCCGCGCTGTGCGCGCCGCATCCCCCCGACCCGCGCCTGCCCGCGCCCGCCCCGCCACCGCCGTACGGGCCGCTGCCCGGCGGCGCGCACCACGTCCCCGTCCCGGAGGAGGGCCTGGACCGGGTCGCCGCGGACGCCCTGGCCGCCGCCGCCCTCGCCGCGGGCGGCGACCTCGTGGTCACGCCCTGGCGCGGCGTCGTCGTCCCCGGGGCACGGCGGTGA
- a CDS encoding oxygenase MpaB family protein has protein sequence MHESTATTPWPVGRGSRDRVAARFGAGRADLAHLALTTGDPLADAVADEIAAGGRRVRAALQEGITRGLASLADPPPAVAALLADTETPPDGADDALLDRGSLSAFDAPQAARIIALTAGSLVRTYESPSIAEVLKLSGRLLDAVPRRLEDTGRWYLTALLPGSLRPGEAGYTATLQVRVLHAHMRAMARRRGYDEAALGVPINQVDLVRTWMDFTLTSHNALDAMGYHSSAADRADQYRYWHHVAHLLGIDPRLLDGVRDQESARETDDLLQAVTGPLGPDSAALAEATLRSTAATLDEVASIPGAVGLPALCALARRFHGDARADALGLPRAAVAGAVLDAAAALNRVRGRRLLRDPRRLGAVRARNVAATRAHLARAARPATHARGGDPDRPVPAEHRTGEERP, from the coding sequence GTGCACGAGTCCACAGCCACCACTCCCTGGCCCGTCGGGCGCGGCTCCCGGGACCGGGTCGCCGCCCGCTTCGGCGCCGGGCGCGCCGACCTCGCCCACCTGGCCCTGACCACCGGCGACCCCCTCGCCGACGCCGTCGCCGACGAGATCGCCGCGGGCGGCCGCCGTGTCCGCGCCGCCCTCCAGGAGGGCATCACCCGCGGCCTGGCCTCCCTCGCCGACCCGCCCCCGGCCGTCGCCGCCCTGCTCGCCGACACCGAGACCCCGCCCGACGGCGCCGACGACGCGCTCCTGGACCGGGGCTCGCTCTCCGCCTTCGACGCGCCCCAGGCCGCGCGCATCATCGCCCTGACCGCCGGCTCCCTCGTCAGGACCTACGAGTCCCCCTCCATCGCCGAGGTCCTCAAGCTGAGCGGGCGCCTCCTCGACGCCGTCCCCCGCAGGCTGGAGGACACCGGCCGCTGGTACCTCACCGCGCTGCTGCCCGGCTCCCTGCGCCCAGGGGAGGCTGGCTACACCGCCACCCTCCAGGTGCGGGTGCTGCACGCCCACATGCGCGCCATGGCCCGCCGCCGCGGGTACGACGAGGCCGCGCTGGGCGTGCCGATCAACCAGGTCGACCTGGTCCGCACCTGGATGGACTTCACCCTCACCTCCCACAACGCCCTGGACGCCATGGGCTACCACTCGTCCGCCGCGGACCGGGCCGACCAGTACCGCTACTGGCACCACGTCGCCCACCTGCTCGGCATCGACCCCCGCCTCCTCGACGGCGTCCGCGACCAGGAGAGCGCCCGCGAGACCGACGACCTCCTCCAGGCGGTCACCGGACCGCTGGGCCCGGACTCCGCGGCCCTGGCCGAGGCCACCCTGCGCTCGACCGCGGCCACCCTGGACGAGGTCGCCTCGATCCCCGGCGCGGTCGGCCTGCCCGCCCTGTGCGCCCTCGCGCGCCGCTTCCACGGGGACGCCCGCGCCGACGCGCTCGGCCTGCCCCGCGCGGCCGTCGCCGGCGCCGTCCTGGACGCCGCCGCGGCCCTCAACCGCGTGCGCGGGCGGCGCCTGCTCCGCGACCCCCGGCGGCTCGGCGCGGTCCGCGCCCGCAACGTCGCCGCCACCCGCGCCCACCTGGCCCGGGCGGCCCGCCCCGCCACCCACGCCCGCGGGGGCGACCCCGACCGGCCCGTCCCCGCCGAGCACCGCACCGGAGAGGAGCGCCCCTGA
- a CDS encoding GNAT family N-acetyltransferase has protein sequence MAQDGTTAGTAEAADVRMLTVHHDDPRVQGLLDGLLEEYTERYGAEGAASELSRYPVSEFAAPHGRIVLAELDGEVVAGGALRPYAPGGGERPGTAEFKRIWTSARHRRRGLGRRVMTALEDAARALGYRDVILFTGPNQPEAVALYERIGYRWTDPATIADLPYPKAIPFVHVL, from the coding sequence ATGGCGCAGGACGGGACGACGGCGGGAACGGCCGAGGCCGCGGACGTGCGCATGCTCACCGTCCACCACGACGACCCCCGGGTCCAGGGCCTGCTCGACGGCCTGCTGGAGGAGTACACCGAGCGCTACGGCGCCGAGGGCGCCGCGAGCGAGCTGTCCCGCTACCCGGTCTCGGAGTTCGCCGCGCCCCACGGCCGGATCGTGCTCGCCGAACTGGACGGCGAGGTCGTCGCCGGGGGAGCGCTGCGCCCCTACGCCCCGGGCGGCGGCGAGCGCCCCGGCACCGCCGAGTTCAAGCGCATCTGGACCTCCGCCCGGCACCGGCGGCGCGGCCTGGGCCGCCGGGTCATGACCGCCCTGGAGGACGCCGCCCGCGCCCTGGGCTACCGCGACGTCATCCTGTTCACCGGCCCCAACCAGCCCGAGGCGGTCGCCCTGTACGAGCGCATCGGCTACCGGTGGACGGACCCCGCCACCATCGCCGACCTGCCCTATCCGAAGGCCATCCCCTTCGTGCACGTGCTCTGA
- a CDS encoding precorrin-8X methylmutase — protein sequence MTAPRRPNRHYEYIDDGPAIYTDSFATIRAEASLGHLPADAERLAVRMIHGTGQVDLAADLVVHPGLVGAARAALRSGAPILCDATMVATGVTRGRLPADNDVLCLLGDERVPGLARRWGTTRSAAAVSLWEPRLEGAVVAFGNAPTALFHLLEMLVDGAPRPAAIVGCPVGFVGAAESKQALEEFAGRHGIDVPYVLARGRRGGSAMAASALNALAKEEE from the coding sequence GTGACCGCCCCCCGCCGGCCGAACCGGCACTACGAGTACATCGACGACGGGCCCGCGATCTACACGGACTCCTTCGCCACCATCCGCGCCGAGGCGTCCCTGGGCCACCTGCCCGCCGACGCCGAGCGCCTCGCGGTGCGGATGATCCACGGCACCGGGCAGGTCGACCTCGCCGCCGACCTGGTGGTCCACCCCGGCCTGGTCGGCGCCGCCCGGGCGGCCCTGCGGTCCGGCGCGCCGATCCTGTGCGACGCGACCATGGTCGCCACCGGCGTCACCCGCGGCCGCCTGCCCGCCGACAACGACGTCCTGTGCCTGCTGGGCGACGAGCGGGTCCCCGGCCTGGCCCGGCGCTGGGGCACCACCCGCTCCGCCGCCGCGGTCTCCCTGTGGGAGCCCCGGCTGGAGGGCGCCGTGGTCGCCTTCGGCAACGCCCCCACGGCGCTCTTCCACCTGCTGGAGATGCTCGTCGACGGCGCCCCGCGCCCCGCGGCGATCGTCGGCTGCCCGGTCGGCTTCGTCGGCGCCGCCGAGTCCAAGCAGGCGCTGGAGGAGTTCGCCGGCCGCCACGGCATCGACGTCCCCTACGTGCTCGCCCGCGGCCGCCGCGGCGGCTCCGCGATGGCCGCCTCGGCCCTCAACGCCCTCGCGAAGGAGGAGGAATGA
- a CDS encoding response regulator transcription factor, whose amino-acid sequence MAILVVEDEEGIVSFVRRGLESAGHRVLVASDGIDGLTMALSPDVELVVLDLGLPGIPGEEVLRRLRSRRPSVPVIVLTAKDAVSDRVANLDAGADDYMVKPFSVSELLARVRARLRTGGQERADVLAAGGIVLDLGARTASVDGATVTLSAREFGLLEVLVRHPGQVFSQPQLLDRVWGYDFDGASNVVEVYVSQLRRKLGAERIVTVRGVGYRLDGGDR is encoded by the coding sequence GTGGCGATTCTGGTGGTGGAGGACGAGGAGGGCATCGTCTCCTTCGTGCGGCGCGGGCTGGAGAGCGCCGGGCACCGGGTGCTGGTCGCCTCCGACGGCATCGACGGGCTGACGATGGCCCTGTCCCCCGACGTCGAGCTGGTGGTGCTGGACCTGGGCCTGCCGGGCATCCCGGGCGAGGAGGTGCTGCGTCGGCTGCGGAGCCGCCGCCCCTCGGTCCCGGTGATCGTGTTGACCGCCAAGGACGCCGTGAGCGACCGGGTCGCGAACCTGGACGCCGGGGCCGACGACTACATGGTCAAGCCCTTCAGCGTGAGCGAGCTGCTGGCCCGGGTCCGGGCCCGGCTGCGCACCGGCGGACAGGAGCGCGCGGACGTGCTGGCCGCCGGGGGGATCGTGCTGGACCTGGGGGCGCGCACCGCGTCGGTGGACGGGGCCACCGTCACCCTGTCGGCGCGCGAGTTCGGCCTGCTGGAGGTGCTGGTGCGCCACCCGGGGCAGGTGTTCTCCCAGCCCCAGCTGCTGGACCGGGTGTGGGGCTACGACTTCGACGGGGCGTCGAACGTGGTGGAGGTATACGTCAGCCAGCTGCGCCGCAAGCTCGGCGCGGAGCGGATCGTGACGGTGCGCGGGGTCGGCTACCGGCTGGACGGCGGTGACCGGTGA
- a CDS encoding TetR/AcrR family transcriptional regulator, which produces MSSEEVGMGAHTVRGPGRPGRGGPAAPDEDTVLQRGLEAFAELGYDGASARELARRLGVSHNFINDRYGSKAAFWRAVVDRVLAAQKDRLTALVEQHTGDDEAVLRAVIGHFYRSVVDTPMLGRVLTDEFRREGERLDHLHRNYIAPVLAAAMPSVERLAAQGRIRPLPTDLLYFAVIGPATGFTQFPLADRLAGSGERTPQERRDAAGRLAEVVLDGLIDRVPPARG; this is translated from the coding sequence GTGTCAAGCGAGGAGGTCGGCATGGGCGCGCACACCGTCAGGGGACCCGGGCGGCCGGGCCGGGGCGGCCCGGCGGCGCCGGACGAGGACACCGTCCTGCAACGCGGCCTGGAGGCGTTCGCCGAGCTCGGCTACGACGGGGCCTCGGCCCGGGAGCTGGCCCGCCGGCTGGGGGTCAGCCACAACTTCATCAACGACCGCTACGGCTCCAAGGCCGCCTTCTGGCGCGCGGTCGTGGACCGGGTCCTGGCCGCGCAGAAGGACCGGCTGACCGCACTGGTGGAGCAGCACACCGGTGACGACGAGGCGGTGCTGCGCGCCGTCATCGGCCACTTCTACCGCTCGGTCGTGGACACCCCGATGCTCGGCCGGGTGCTGACCGACGAGTTCCGCCGCGAGGGCGAGCGGCTCGACCACCTGCACCGCAACTACATCGCGCCGGTCCTGGCCGCGGCGATGCCCTCCGTGGAGCGGCTCGCCGCCCAGGGGCGGATCCGGCCGCTGCCGACGGACCTGCTCTACTTCGCGGTCATCGGACCGGCCACGGGCTTCACGCAGTTCCCCCTGGCCGACCGGCTCGCCGGGAGCGGTGAGCGCACCCCGCAGGAGCGCCGGGACGCCGCCGGAAGGCTGGCCGAGGTCGTCCTCGACGGGCTCATCGACCGGGTGCCGCCCGCGCGGGGGTGA
- a CDS encoding PepSY domain-containing protein, with amino-acid sequence MLESVNGTSTGKDTMMQKRTTILLATSAAGLLAVGAVGGYLLLDDPEQQIQPISLTGFSSGGAPAAAPADGNGGTSATRSVEGLEQLTGELRADDDQDRDEDHDDWSVAGVDVDFGPEEWLLTDPVVEDYDGDGTAAPLLEELRGLEGTEVTLGVRYEEDDDGEREDADVYTVNGLNLRDPDGGPAPWDNSGTEGEADRDAVSAAAEAAVGEGARAVDADRDDEDGHQVWDVEVHGADGREYDVIVDLSGEVVDVREDD; translated from the coding sequence ATGCTGGAGTCAGTGAACGGGACCTCCACGGGTAAGGACACCATGATGCAGAAGCGGACCACGATCCTCCTCGCCACCTCCGCGGCCGGGCTGCTGGCCGTCGGCGCTGTCGGCGGCTACCTGCTGCTCGACGACCCCGAGCAGCAGATCCAGCCGATCAGCCTGACCGGTTTCTCCTCCGGCGGCGCCCCGGCGGCCGCCCCCGCCGACGGCAACGGCGGCACCTCGGCCACCCGGTCCGTCGAGGGCCTGGAACAGCTCACCGGCGAGCTGCGCGCCGACGACGACCAGGACCGGGACGAGGACCACGACGACTGGAGCGTGGCCGGGGTGGACGTCGACTTCGGTCCCGAGGAATGGCTGCTGACCGACCCGGTCGTGGAGGACTACGACGGCGACGGCACCGCCGCCCCGCTGCTGGAGGAGCTGCGCGGGCTGGAGGGCACCGAGGTCACCCTGGGCGTCCGCTACGAGGAGGACGACGACGGCGAGCGCGAGGACGCCGACGTCTACACCGTCAACGGGCTCAACCTGCGCGACCCCGACGGCGGCCCGGCCCCCTGGGACAACTCCGGCACCGAGGGCGAGGCCGACCGCGACGCCGTGTCCGCCGCCGCCGAGGCGGCCGTGGGCGAGGGCGCCCGCGCCGTGGACGCGGACCGCGACGACGAGGACGGCCACCAGGTCTGGGACGTCGAGGTGCACGGCGCCGACGGCCGCGAGTACGACGTCATCGTCGACCTGTCCGGCGAGGTCGTCGACGTCCGCGAGGACGACTGA